The following are encoded together in the Limanda limanda chromosome 12, fLimLim1.1, whole genome shotgun sequence genome:
- the LOC133015783 gene encoding uncharacterized protein LOC133015783, whose translation MAQTFNGKPGDLIEIFRKDYKHWAVYIGGQMVVHFVTNVVQSSGSSASLSSSIGKVKREKLTDVVGNDRYQVNNLLDDKYEDRKLSIIVKEACKMVGRELQYNLATYNSEHFATEMRYGKALSLQINEKPGDLIEINRGPYHHWAVYIGENEVVHFTTDGVQSSSSSKSLSSRGEVKREKLADVVGIHHHIINNLLDNSRKPRDPSVIVKEACEKVDSKLQYDVKTYNCEHFATEMRYGKAESLQCNGKPGDLIEIFRKDYQHWAVYIGGNEVVHFGTEGGGSSGTSVRLSSSKGYVLCENFADVVGSDPCSVNNLLDDRRKPRDPSIIVKEACAMVGRELKYNLVTYNCEHFATEMRYGKAESLQVIKKLIKGAKVVGASVVGASAVGASAVGASYK comes from the exons ATGGCACAAACG TTTAATGGAAAACCAGGAGACCTGATCGAGATCTTCCGTAAGGACTATAAGCACTGGGCCGTCTACATCGGAGGACAAATGGTGGTACATTTTGTTACAAATG ttgttCAGTCGTCTGGCTCGTCGGcgagtctgagcagcagcatcGGAAAGGTGAAGCGTGAGAAGCTCACCGATGTGGTCGGTAATGACCGTTACCAGGTCAACAATCTGCTGGATGACAAGTACGAGGATCGTAAGCTTTCCATCATAGTGAAGGAGGCCTGTAAGATGGTGGGTCGCGAGCTACAGTACAACCTTGCCACTTACAACAGTGAGCACTTTGCTACCGAGATGCGATACGGCAAGGCATTGTCTCTGCAG ATTAATGAAAAACCAGGAGACCTGATCGAGATCAACCGTGGGCCCTATCATCACTGGGCCGTCTACATCGGAGAGAATGAAGTGGTTCATTTCACTACAGACG gtgTTCAATCATCTAGCTCGTCGAAGAgtctgagcagcagaggagaggtgAAGCGTGAGAAGCTCGCCGATGTGGTCGGCATTCACCATCACATCATCAACAATCTGCTGGATAACAGCCGTAAGCCTCGTGATCCTTCCGTCATAGTGAAGGAGGCCTGTGAGAAGGTGGACAGCAAGCTACAGTACGACGTTAAAACTTACAACTGTGAGCACTTTGCTACCGAGATGCGATACGGCAAGGCAGAGTCTCTGCAG tGTAATGGAAAACCAGGAGACCTGATCGAGATCTTCCGTAAGGACTATCAGCACTGGGCCGTCTACATCGGAGGAAATGAAGTGGTTCATTTCGGTACAGAGG gtgGTGGATCGTCTGGCACGTCGGTGAGACTGAGCAGCAGCAAAGGATATGTTTTGTGTGAGAATTTCGCAGATGTGGTCGGCAGTGACCCTTGCAGTGTCAACAATCTGCTGGATGACAGGCGCAAGCCACGTGATCCTTCCATCATAGTGAAGGAGGCCTGTGCGATGGTGGGCCGCGAGCTAAAGTACAACCTTGTCACTTACAACTGTGAGCACTTTGCTACTGAGATGCGATACGGCAAGGCAGAGTCTCTGCAG GTTATTAAGAAACTGATCAAAGGCGCCAAGGTCGTGGGCGCCTCAGTCGTGGGCGCCTCAGCCGTGGGCGCCTCAGCCGTGGGCGCCTCATACAAGTAG